Part of the Sulfuricurvum kujiense DSM 16994 genome, GACGATACACCCGGCGCAGTTTTGGTGGATAGCCGACTCGCTCACATAGCGGTCGCCGTCGGGGCTTTCGATAGAGCAGGTGCTGAAGAGGATTTTTCTCTCTTCGACCGCGAACCCCGCATCGCTAAACCGAAAATTGGGACAGGCGCAGAGGTAGCAGTTGAGCTCCTCTGTGTCGTGGCACTTTTTATTCTCCGCATAAAGGGGGCAGAAATCCGGCTCGTTTTTGACCATGTTCTCGAACCGGAAATACTCGATCACCTCGTCGTCACTGAGGCGGGTGAGCTTCTCCATGATTGCGGCGTGTTTGGCCGCATGGGCGTCGAACCATTGTTTATAGGACATGTTCCAAAATCCTCTCCATATCGATTTCGTCTCTCATCGTCGCGATGAAATCACCCACCGTTTTTTGCTTGTACTCCTCAAACGCTTCGTCCTCGAACAGTCCGTGAACAAACGTCCCTTTGATGTGACCCTTCTCATACCACAGCGGATATTTGCCACTCACCCCGTGATGAATCTCGAATCCCCGAACCGTTTTCCCGAAGATCGAATATTCCCCCTTTGTGAGCACTTTCTCTTTTTGAAACACGATGGCGTCGTCGATAAACCCGAGAGCTTCTTCGCGACTCGGTTCTGGGGTCTCGACACACTCCTCGTCGATGATTTCAGTGAACATCATCTGATATCCGCCGCAGATGCCGAGTATCTCTTTCTCTCTTTTTTGGATCGCATCGAACAGCCCCGTCTTTTTGAGCCACCGCAGATCCTCGATGACCCGTTTGCTCCCGGGGAGGATAACGCAATCGAAACTCTCCAGCGCCACGTTGGAGGTGATGAACTCGACGAAGATACTCTCATCGGCGATGAGGGGTTCGAAATCGTTGTAGTTGCTCATCGTCGGATAGGCGATGATCCCGATCTTTTGTGCGGGGTGGGGTTTGTTTTGGATGAAGTTTTTGAGGCTCTGGGAGTCTTCGAATCCGAGGTTGAGGGGGAGATAGGGGAGGACGCCGAGTACGGGTATGCCGAACCGCTCCTCGATAATCGTCACCCCCTCATCAAACAGGCTCCGATCGCCGCGGAATTTGTTGATGATGACGCCGATGACGTTCTTTCGTAAAGCTTCGGGGAGGAGGTTGTAGACCCCCCAGATCGAGGCGAATACGCCCCCCCTTTCGATATCGGCGACGAGGATAATCTTCGTATTGTACTTTTGCGCGATATAGATATTGGAGAGGTCTTTGTCCATCAGGTTCAGCTCGACGGGGCTCCCCGCCCCCTCGCAAACGAGGCACTCATACCGCTCACTCAGATACTCAAAACACTCGTTTACGGCGGGCTTTAACTGATCGAGGTCGCGGTAGTACTCCCGCACCTCTTTATCCTCCACGACGCGCCCTTTCACGATCAATGAGGCGCTGTTGCCGTGCCCCGATTTCAACAGTACCGGATTGAGATGGTAGCTCGTCGGAATCCCCAACACCTCCGCCTGAAAATACTGGGCGACGGCGATTTCAGACCCGTCGTCGCAGACGCGGGAGTTGTTGGAGACGTTTTGGGCTTTGAACACCCCG contains:
- a CDS encoding cobyric acid synthase, producing the protein MRSISIFGTSSDAGKSTLTFVIGRLLQERGINVGVFKAQNVSNNSRVCDDGSEIAVAQYFQAEVLGIPTSYHLNPVLLKSGHGNSASLIVKGRVVEDKEVREYYRDLDQLKPAVNECFEYLSERYECLVCEGAGSPVELNLMDKDLSNIYIAQKYNTKIILVADIERGGVFASIWGVYNLLPEALRKNVIGVIINKFRGDRSLFDEGVTIIEERFGIPVLGVLPYLPLNLGFEDSQSLKNFIQNKPHPAQKIGIIAYPTMSNYNDFEPLIADESIFVEFITSNVALESFDCVILPGSKRVIEDLRWLKKTGLFDAIQKREKEILGICGGYQMMFTEIIDEECVETPEPSREEALGFIDDAIVFQKEKVLTKGEYSIFGKTVRGFEIHHGVSGKYPLWYEKGHIKGTFVHGLFEDEAFEEYKQKTVGDFIATMRDEIDMERILEHVL